From one Geoalkalibacter halelectricus genomic stretch:
- a CDS encoding NUDIX hydrolase: MAGETLNCPKCGAVVKTFRNPFPTVDIIILVENRIVLIERKNPPLGWALPGGFVDYGESLESAAIREAKEETGLDLVGLRQFRAYSDPFRDPRQHNISVVFIAEGRGTLQGGDDAARAGLFDLDALPAPLCFDHEEIIRDAMSSDLK; the protein is encoded by the coding sequence ATGGCTGGAGAAACCCTAAATTGCCCCAAGTGCGGGGCCGTGGTGAAAACCTTTCGCAATCCCTTTCCGACGGTGGATATCATCATCCTGGTCGAAAACCGCATTGTGCTCATCGAGCGCAAAAATCCGCCCCTGGGTTGGGCGCTGCCGGGTGGTTTCGTCGATTACGGAGAAAGTCTGGAATCTGCGGCGATACGCGAGGCCAAGGAGGAAACGGGGCTGGATCTGGTCGGGCTGCGTCAGTTTCGTGCTTATTCAGACCCTTTCCGCGATCCACGCCAACACAATATTTCCGTGGTGTTCATCGCCGAAGGACGCGGCACCCTGCAAGGCGGAGACGACGCGGCGCGGGCCGGGCTCTTCGATCTCGATGCCCTGCCCGCGCCGTTGTGTTTTGATCATGAGGAGATTATCCGGGACGCAATGTCTTCGGATTTAAAATAA
- a CDS encoding Ig-like domain-containing protein codes for MRKQFWGWMVTFFVILALAMAGCGEIDSSSNGGGTDPGGDDNQGITNPSVATLGISANKFTVNTNTTDSVTLTLIAKNASNAAVPNAQVNLSASAGLLSAGSVTTGDSGEAQVTFRAGDEKRVQVATITASSTGASREIPISIVGTTINLQTNKSSIAATGADAATLSGSAVDAGGQPVRNAQVTLTSQLGNVLTAPGGSPSGSSITFNTSGTTGNFTATFSGTVTGEDVVTISGLGVERSVSINVSNETFGFVSPAPQAIFATGEVGIELVVRWLNEQGLPVNGGSLSFAAMAGTFTASGTNQVNATTNDQGEATVLFNAPANAAPVTIDVNAVGGFSDSIVLDVRAQNPSRIDLQAFPTAIAPSVGDVSSTATIRATVRDENNQAVQGKLVTFQLFDGPGGGETLSPIAVLTDESGIATTTFTSGGASSAQNGVVIRATVEGLEGVFGEAMLTIGQQAARIVFGTTNVISVESSNGLAVAYALPVTVLVTDNNGNAMVNQEVNLGIYPRFFHTGFWLDNNTNLSTGFFANEDKNRNGILDPDEDGAIGYLYTSLILDDSGNIIGVTDRVPAYYLDAGDYLLMDPADEPLPPLGNDDPDLNGRLDPGNVASIPLSVTTDENGLAAFQVVYPKSYGGWVNVELQAGTIVSGSEARAILRKGLDYLLNDIPRIPSPFGTGVLSGP; via the coding sequence GTGAGGAAGCAATTTTGGGGTTGGATGGTGACTTTTTTTGTCATCTTGGCGCTGGCTATGGCGGGGTGTGGAGAAATCGATTCGAGTTCCAATGGCGGCGGGACTGACCCCGGAGGGGATGACAACCAAGGCATCACGAATCCCTCGGTAGCGACCCTGGGCATCAGCGCAAATAAGTTTACGGTCAATACCAACACCACCGATTCGGTGACCTTGACCCTCATAGCGAAAAACGCCTCCAATGCCGCTGTCCCGAATGCCCAGGTCAATTTGTCGGCCTCGGCGGGATTGTTGAGCGCAGGTTCGGTCACAACTGGTGATAGCGGTGAAGCTCAAGTCACCTTCCGTGCCGGTGACGAAAAGCGGGTACAAGTCGCAACCATCACAGCTTCGTCCACTGGGGCCAGCCGTGAGATCCCTATCTCCATCGTCGGAACCACGATCAATCTCCAAACCAACAAGTCCTCCATTGCCGCCACCGGCGCAGATGCCGCAACCCTGAGCGGTTCAGCCGTCGACGCCGGAGGGCAACCCGTGCGCAATGCCCAGGTAACGCTGACTTCGCAACTGGGCAACGTCCTGACCGCTCCGGGCGGCTCTCCTTCGGGGAGCAGTATTACCTTCAATACCAGCGGCACCACAGGAAATTTCACCGCCACATTTTCTGGGACGGTCACGGGTGAGGATGTCGTCACCATCTCAGGCCTTGGGGTAGAGCGGTCAGTTTCGATTAATGTCTCGAACGAAACCTTCGGATTTGTGTCTCCCGCGCCCCAAGCGATTTTTGCGACAGGGGAGGTTGGTATCGAGTTGGTGGTACGTTGGCTAAATGAACAAGGTTTGCCGGTGAACGGAGGTTCCCTCAGCTTTGCCGCTATGGCGGGAACATTCACAGCCAGCGGCACCAATCAGGTGAATGCGACGACCAACGATCAGGGCGAGGCGACGGTTTTATTCAACGCGCCGGCAAACGCGGCGCCTGTCACTATTGACGTTAATGCCGTGGGCGGGTTCAGCGACTCCATCGTTTTGGATGTGAGGGCCCAAAACCCGTCCCGGATCGACCTTCAGGCGTTTCCCACAGCCATCGCTCCGAGTGTCGGCGATGTTTCCTCGACCGCAACCATCCGCGCCACGGTTCGCGATGAGAATAACCAGGCCGTTCAAGGCAAGCTTGTTACCTTCCAGTTGTTTGACGGCCCTGGGGGAGGGGAAACCCTTTCTCCCATCGCGGTGCTTACCGATGAGTCAGGCATTGCAACCACCACATTCACCAGTGGCGGGGCCTCTTCAGCACAAAATGGCGTGGTTATCCGGGCAACCGTTGAGGGCCTGGAGGGCGTTTTCGGTGAAGCCATGCTGACCATCGGCCAGCAGGCCGCTCGCATCGTGTTCGGTACGACCAATGTTATTTCCGTCGAATCGAGCAACGGTCTCGCTGTCGCCTATGCCCTTCCGGTAACGGTCCTCGTCACGGATAACAACGGCAATGCAATGGTGAATCAAGAAGTAAATCTAGGAATTTATCCGCGCTTTTTTCACACCGGATTTTGGTTGGACAACAACACGAACTTGTCGACAGGATTTTTTGCCAACGAAGATAAAAACCGAAACGGTATCCTCGATCCAGATGAGGATGGTGCTATTGGTTATCTGTATACCAGTCTTATTCTTGATGACTCGGGGAATATTATAGGTGTAACGGATCGCGTTCCAGCCTATTACCTCGATGCAGGCGACTACTTGCTCATGGATCCTGCTGATGAGCCCCTGCCCCCGCTGGGCAACGATGACCCCGACTTGAACGGGCGCCTTGACCCTGGCAATGTTGCCAGTATTCCCCTGTCCGTGACGACGGATGAAAATGGCCTGGCAGCGTTTCAGGTGGTCTATCCCAAATCCTACGGTGGCTGGGTGAATGTGGAATTGCAGGCCGGCACCATTGTATCGGGTAGCGAGGCGCGTGCAATCCTTCGCAAGGGCTTGGATTATTTGCTTAATGATATCCCCCGCATTCCTTCGCCCTTTGGCACCGGGGTGCTATCTGGTCCTTGA
- a CDS encoding M24 family metallopeptidase — translation MLETRVCNARHLVTECRVDAILFCSLPNLRYLTGFSGTDGVAMVTESAVFFLCDSRYTTQARTQVAADEIREYKVKLDGVLELARQHEWRSIGFEADILPYAVYDKFKEQGAEINWVPLTRQLAALRGCKGADELELLDRAAQLNAEALEEILPLLRPGARECDIAFELEIALRRRGGEEKAFDFIVASGERGAMPHGVASTKVLQAGELVTVDFGTRFGGYHSDETLTFALGEVSPRLREIYDCVLEAHDRAIEAVRPGQSLRDIDAVARDFIAARGFGDYFGHGLGHGLGLEVHEYPTASPRSEHHAVQGMVFTVEPGIYIPGLGGVRIEDTILVTADGCRKITKIPKDFRVLPV, via the coding sequence ATGCTAGAAACCAGAGTCTGCAATGCACGGCACCTGGTCACGGAATGCCGGGTCGACGCCATTTTGTTCTGCAGCCTGCCCAACCTGCGCTACCTCACGGGGTTCAGCGGCACCGACGGGGTGGCGATGGTGACCGAGTCCGCGGTTTTTTTTCTGTGCGACTCGCGCTACACCACCCAGGCCCGCACCCAGGTCGCGGCGGACGAGATTCGTGAATACAAGGTCAAACTCGATGGGGTACTTGAGCTGGCGCGGCAGCATGAGTGGCGGAGCATCGGTTTCGAGGCTGACATTCTGCCCTACGCCGTTTATGACAAGTTCAAGGAGCAAGGCGCCGAAATCAACTGGGTGCCCCTGACCCGCCAACTCGCCGCATTGCGCGGTTGCAAAGGGGCGGACGAGCTTGAGTTGCTTGACCGCGCGGCGCAACTCAACGCCGAAGCTCTCGAAGAGATTCTACCCCTGCTGCGCCCCGGGGCGCGCGAGTGCGATATCGCCTTTGAGCTTGAAATCGCTTTGCGGCGCCGTGGCGGTGAGGAAAAAGCCTTTGATTTCATTGTTGCCTCAGGTGAACGTGGTGCCATGCCCCACGGGGTGGCGTCGACCAAGGTTCTGCAAGCCGGAGAACTGGTCACGGTGGATTTCGGCACCCGCTTCGGCGGCTACCACTCCGATGAAACACTCACCTTTGCCCTGGGGGAGGTTTCCCCGCGCCTGCGCGAAATTTACGATTGTGTTCTCGAGGCGCATGATCGCGCCATCGAGGCGGTGCGCCCCGGACAGTCCCTGCGTGATATCGATGCGGTGGCCCGTGATTTCATCGCCGCGCGCGGCTTCGGCGATTATTTCGGCCATGGCCTCGGCCACGGTCTGGGCCTTGAGGTACATGAATACCCCACGGCATCGCCGCGCTCAGAGCACCATGCCGTGCAGGGCATGGTCTTTACCGTCGAGCCCGGCATCTACATTCCCGGCCTGGGTGGGGTGCGCATCGAGGACACCATCCTCGTGACCGCCGACGGCTGTCGAAAAATCACAAAAATTCCCAAGGATTTCAGAGTGCTGCCGGTTTGA
- a CDS encoding TolC family protein translates to MRPLRLMVLTWMVFLLAAPTADAEESRRVDLRTLVRLAVENNLEIQAQTYETRAEDAVLRAAYGVYDPRAEAAWIEGRRREQLNLQFFDALSDSNYRRYDLSLTQKIPTGADLIAQWRGGRDQINSFPRPDINPAYAGELRFSLVQPLLRDFGRTVTEREILFAAKDREASVQNLRERAFEVIAEVRHAWFDALRLREDLEHRRASVALAERILQENQARVDAGVLPPIENLEAEVGLRQRERDLLDAQRAYLDSLDELALLINSPWPVEPIEMALGRPGVQYDEVSGYAAAVEKRPDLLRQLRRIERLEVESRVARNQTLPSVDVQASYARLSLEDEFTQSLDGLSSDDLENWEVGVRLSYPLGNRAARNAFQRVELLRKSEHARLAQLKDQARRDIRAALRLIDVSAKKIEASRSGRLLAEEKLRTLLKRKEVGLATTRDVLEGEDDLAAARFDETASLADYNKAITDYLRVSGLLLDAERIRFVAPVSAHSDRPLLGVDLP, encoded by the coding sequence ATGCGCCCCTTGCGCTTGATGGTTCTGACATGGATGGTGTTCTTGCTGGCCGCACCCACCGCGGATGCCGAGGAGTCGCGCCGTGTCGATTTGCGGACTCTGGTGCGTCTGGCCGTTGAAAACAATCTGGAAATCCAGGCCCAGACCTACGAAACCCGGGCCGAGGATGCCGTCCTGCGCGCCGCCTACGGGGTCTACGATCCGCGCGCCGAGGCGGCCTGGATCGAAGGACGGCGGCGTGAGCAACTGAACCTGCAGTTCTTCGATGCGCTCTCCGACAGCAATTACCGTCGCTATGATCTTTCCTTGACGCAAAAAATTCCTACCGGCGCCGACCTCATCGCGCAATGGCGCGGTGGACGCGATCAGATCAACAGTTTTCCCCGGCCCGATATCAACCCCGCTTATGCCGGTGAGCTGCGCTTCAGCCTCGTGCAACCCCTGCTGCGTGATTTCGGCCGCACGGTGACCGAACGCGAAATTCTTTTTGCCGCCAAGGACCGCGAAGCCTCGGTTCAGAATCTTCGCGAACGCGCCTTCGAGGTCATTGCCGAGGTGCGCCATGCGTGGTTCGATGCCTTGCGTTTGCGTGAGGATCTCGAACATCGCCGCGCCTCGGTGGCCTTGGCGGAAAGAATTCTGCAGGAAAACCAGGCGCGGGTCGACGCCGGGGTGTTGCCGCCCATCGAAAACCTCGAAGCCGAGGTGGGCCTGCGCCAGCGTGAACGCGACCTGCTCGATGCGCAGCGCGCCTATCTCGACAGCCTCGATGAACTCGCCCTGCTGATCAACTCACCCTGGCCCGTCGAACCCATCGAAATGGCCCTCGGCCGGCCGGGAGTTCAATACGACGAGGTTTCCGGTTATGCCGCGGCGGTGGAGAAACGCCCCGACCTCTTGCGGCAATTGCGACGCATTGAGCGGCTGGAGGTCGAAAGTCGGGTGGCGCGCAACCAGACCCTGCCCAGTGTCGATGTGCAGGCAAGTTACGCGCGCCTCTCCCTGGAGGATGAGTTCACCCAATCCCTCGATGGGCTGAGCAGCGACGATCTGGAAAACTGGGAAGTCGGGGTGCGGCTGAGCTACCCCCTCGGCAACCGCGCCGCGCGCAACGCCTTTCAGCGTGTCGAGCTGCTCCGCAAGAGCGAACACGCCCGCCTGGCCCAGCTCAAGGACCAGGCGCGCCGCGACATCCGCGCGGCCCTGCGGCTCATCGACGTGAGCGCGAAGAAGATCGAGGCGTCACGCAGCGGCCGCCTGCTCGCAGAGGAAAAACTGCGCACCCTGCTCAAACGCAAGGAAGTCGGTTTGGCCACCACCCGCGACGTGCTCGAGGGCGAGGACGATCTGGCGGCGGCGCGCTTTGATGAAACCGCCTCCCTGGCCGATTACAACAAGGCCATCACCGATTACCTGCGCGTCAGCGGGCTATTGCTCGATGCGGAGCGGATTCGTTTCGTCGCGCCGGTCTCGGCGCACAGCGATCGTCCCCTGCTGGGAGTCGATTTGCCGTGA
- a CDS encoding tetratricopeptide repeat protein yields the protein MTGNETQQPSMKQVAQAVAAVLREPDADLWLRLSALFEQAGCRDEALEVARIGMGQFPRDFALALAGARLLAENQDAQEALEALEHCLNLDERNAEALWLTATLQQRLGQATKARATLERLLAIVPEHEAAREMLRTLQAEASAAATPGVPKRPITTPTLAEIYVKQGYLSKAIEVYQEILREDPDNALIRRRLGELQEAAALPAAEISGPGEQPSAVAASSGEAAVETFAPPVVEPSRAAPPSMEERLLSTLESWLSAIHHRRAHVR from the coding sequence ATGACCGGTAATGAAACGCAACAGCCTTCCATGAAACAGGTGGCGCAAGCCGTCGCCGCCGTCCTGCGCGAACCGGATGCCGATCTCTGGCTGCGGCTGAGCGCGCTTTTCGAGCAGGCGGGATGCCGGGACGAGGCTCTTGAGGTCGCGCGCATCGGCATGGGTCAGTTTCCCCGCGACTTTGCCCTGGCCTTGGCCGGCGCGCGGTTGTTGGCCGAAAATCAGGATGCGCAAGAGGCTCTCGAAGCCCTGGAGCACTGCCTGAATCTCGACGAGCGCAATGCCGAAGCCTTGTGGCTGACGGCCACCCTCCAGCAGCGCCTGGGACAGGCGACCAAGGCACGTGCCACCCTGGAGCGGCTGTTGGCGATTGTACCCGAGCATGAAGCGGCCCGTGAGATGTTGCGAACCCTGCAGGCCGAAGCGTCCGCTGCCGCGACCCCCGGAGTCCCAAAGCGCCCCATCACCACGCCCACCTTGGCGGAAATTTACGTCAAGCAGGGCTATCTCAGCAAGGCCATCGAAGTTTATCAGGAAATTCTTCGCGAAGATCCCGACAACGCCCTGATTCGCCGGCGCCTGGGTGAATTGCAGGAAGCTGCCGCGCTTCCTGCCGCCGAGATCTCCGGACCAGGCGAGCAACCGTCGGCTGTTGCAGCGTCCAGCGGCGAAGCCGCCGTCGAAACGTTCGCGCCTCCCGTCGTCGAACCGTCGCGCGCCGCCCCGCCCAGCATGGAAGAGCGCCTGCTGAGCACCCTGGAAAGCTGGTTGAGCGCCATTCACCACAGGAGGGCTCATGTTCGCTGA
- the accC gene encoding acetyl-CoA carboxylase biotin carboxylase subunit, producing the protein MFNKILIANRGEIAIRVIRACKELGIKTVAVHSDVDSESLHVKLADESICIGPAPSAKSYLNIKAIISAAEVTDASAIHPGYGFLSENAEFAEICANCGITFIGPGPESMRLMGDKISARQTVTKAGVPILPGTTEGVKSPEEAKRIAGDIGYPVIIKATAGGGGRGMKVVHSPASLPNAFATARAEAQAGFGNPDVYIEKFCERPRHVEIQIMADQHGNVIHLGERDCSIQRRHQKLIEEAPCPVLSEELRQEMGACAVAAAKAVGYSSVGTVEFLLDQGKNFYFMEMNTRVQVEHPVTEMVTGIDIIKEQIRSAAGHPLRFKQEDIQIRGHAIECRINAEDPEKFTPFPGKIVGYHPPGGLGVRVDSGVYDQYKVLPHYDSMIAKLIVHAETRDEAIKKMATALDEYIIDGIKTTISFHQKIMKSKEFIEGDVDTGFLERVIL; encoded by the coding sequence ATGTTCAATAAAATTCTGATTGCCAATCGCGGAGAGATCGCCATCCGCGTGATTCGTGCCTGCAAGGAGCTGGGCATCAAGACCGTGGCGGTTCACTCGGATGTCGACAGTGAATCGCTGCACGTCAAGCTTGCCGATGAAAGTATCTGTATAGGTCCGGCCCCCAGCGCCAAAAGCTATCTCAACATCAAGGCCATCATCAGCGCCGCCGAAGTCACCGACGCCAGCGCCATTCATCCCGGCTACGGGTTTCTATCTGAAAACGCCGAATTCGCCGAGATCTGCGCCAACTGCGGCATCACCTTCATCGGCCCGGGTCCTGAGAGCATGCGGCTCATGGGAGATAAGATCAGTGCGCGCCAGACCGTAACCAAGGCCGGCGTGCCGATCCTGCCCGGAACCACCGAAGGCGTTAAATCGCCCGAGGAAGCTAAGCGGATCGCGGGCGATATCGGGTATCCCGTCATCATCAAGGCCACCGCCGGCGGCGGCGGACGCGGTATGAAGGTGGTGCACTCTCCCGCTTCCTTGCCCAATGCCTTCGCCACCGCACGCGCCGAAGCCCAGGCCGGTTTCGGCAACCCCGACGTCTACATCGAGAAGTTCTGCGAGCGGCCGCGCCACGTCGAAATTCAGATCATGGCCGATCAGCACGGCAACGTCATTCACCTCGGCGAGCGTGATTGTTCCATCCAGCGCCGCCATCAGAAGCTCATCGAGGAAGCCCCCTGTCCGGTGCTCAGCGAGGAACTGCGCCAGGAAATGGGCGCCTGCGCGGTGGCCGCGGCCAAGGCGGTGGGATACTCCAGCGTCGGCACGGTGGAGTTCTTGCTTGATCAGGGCAAGAACTTCTACTTCATGGAAATGAACACGCGCGTGCAGGTCGAGCATCCGGTTACCGAAATGGTGACCGGCATCGACATCATCAAGGAGCAGATCCGCAGCGCCGCCGGACATCCCCTGCGCTTCAAGCAAGAGGACATCCAGATTCGCGGTCATGCCATCGAGTGCCGCATCAATGCCGAGGATCCTGAGAAGTTCACGCCCTTCCCGGGCAAGATCGTTGGCTACCATCCCCCTGGAGGGCTTGGGGTACGCGTTGACAGCGGCGTTTATGACCAGTACAAGGTGCTGCCGCATTACGACTCCATGATCGCCAAGCTCATCGTCCACGCCGAGACCCGCGACGAAGCCATCAAGAAAATGGCCACGGCACTGGATGAGTACATCATCGACGGTATCAAGACGACGATTTCCTTTCATCAGAAGATCATGAAGAGCAAGGAATTCATCGAAGGCGATGTGGATACGGGTTTTCTTGAGCGCGTCATTCTCTAA
- the aroQ gene encoding type II 3-dehydroquinate dehydratase, translated as MKILVLNGPNLNLLGVREPGIYGNQTLEDILTDLGQAAAALGVELACLQSNHEGVLIDRIHQAHQEAVRGIILNPGGLTHTSVALRDAIAGVGIPTVEVHLSNVHAREEFRRHSFIAPVAIGQISGFGALGYELALRALVGRKESRGK; from the coding sequence ATGAAGATTCTGGTGCTCAACGGGCCCAATCTCAATTTGCTCGGGGTGCGTGAACCGGGGATTTACGGTAACCAGACCCTGGAGGATATCCTCACTGACCTGGGGCAGGCGGCCGCCGCTCTCGGCGTCGAATTGGCGTGCCTGCAATCCAATCACGAAGGCGTGCTCATTGACCGCATTCATCAGGCGCACCAGGAGGCGGTACGGGGCATCATCCTCAACCCCGGCGGCTTGACGCATACCAGCGTCGCCTTGCGCGACGCCATCGCCGGCGTCGGTATTCCTACGGTGGAAGTGCATTTGTCCAACGTGCACGCTCGCGAGGAGTTTCGTCGTCATTCTTTTATCGCGCCGGTCGCCATCGGTCAGATCAGCGGGTTTGGCGCCCTGGGTTATGAATTGGCGCTGCGCGCATTGGTGGGGCGCAAGGAATCCCGCGGCAAATAA
- the accB gene encoding acetyl-CoA carboxylase biotin carboxyl carrier protein: MEIKDLKTLIKMVTETDITEFEMENAEEKILIKRGKGQEVIHVSAPAAPQYMQPAPVGTPAPAPVAPAAAAPAETAKPVSDKYETITSPIVGTLYRAPAPDADPYVEVGTVVDKGQVFCIVEAMKLMNEIEAEFKCKVVEILKENAQPVEFGDALFLVERL; encoded by the coding sequence ATGGAAATCAAGGATCTCAAAACTCTTATAAAAATGGTGACCGAAACCGATATTACCGAATTTGAAATGGAAAACGCCGAGGAGAAAATCCTCATCAAGCGCGGCAAGGGGCAGGAAGTCATTCATGTGTCCGCGCCCGCCGCGCCTCAATACATGCAGCCTGCACCGGTTGGGACGCCCGCGCCCGCTCCCGTGGCCCCGGCCGCGGCGGCGCCCGCTGAAACCGCGAAACCCGTGAGCGACAAGTACGAAACCATCACCTCGCCCATCGTCGGCACCTTGTACCGTGCCCCGGCGCCGGATGCCGATCCCTATGTCGAGGTCGGCACGGTGGTAGACAAGGGCCAGGTGTTCTGCATCGTCGAGGCCATGAAGCTGATGAATGAAATCGAAGCGGAATTCAAGTGCAAAGTGGTGGAGATTCTCAAGGAGAACGCCCAGCCGGTGGAATTCGGCGATGCACTGTTTCTGGTCGAGCGTCTCTGA
- a CDS encoding roadblock/LC7 domain-containing protein, with protein MFAEVLRTLVEETSGAIGAVVMGYDGIAIDQHLRPVEGVDLGLVAVEYANILKEVKKAAEILQTGELEEVTILTGGYQILIRILSEDYFIGLLMRREGNAGKGRFLLMREAPGLRAELR; from the coding sequence ATGTTCGCTGAGGTACTGCGCACCTTGGTCGAAGAAACCTCCGGCGCCATCGGCGCGGTGGTCATGGGTTACGACGGCATCGCCATTGATCAGCATCTGCGCCCCGTCGAGGGGGTCGACCTCGGTCTGGTGGCGGTTGAATACGCCAATATTCTCAAAGAGGTCAAAAAGGCCGCGGAGATTCTCCAGACCGGAGAACTTGAAGAAGTGACCATTCTCACCGGCGGCTATCAGATTCTGATCCGGATTCTTTCCGAGGATTATTTCATCGGTCTGCTGATGCGGCGTGAGGGCAACGCCGGCAAGGGCCGCTTTCTTCTCATGCGTGAAGCGCCGGGGCTGCGCGCCGAGTTGAGGTGA
- a CDS encoding lipoate--protein ligase family protein has translation MPGWRLIRTAPASGAWNMAVDEALLESVAAGVSPPVLRLYRWQPATVSLGYGQRGADQVNLMACRRRGIDLVRRITGGRAVLHDRELTYAVVASHQGGLFSGGILENYRVIARPLLALFSRLGIDGELVTGKPRGTVAEVAPNVCFTAPSTYEIVHAGCKLTGGAQKIQDSAFLQHGSIPLDLDLELLWELLNPTDVTRKAAGLRHLEHSVGWINRWCRPAVDIETLESLFIEVFAATLGLVFTADDLSAGEQRRARQLTHSRYGCDDWNLRGIPAENSAASQSS, from the coding sequence ATGCCTGGATGGCGTCTGATTCGCACCGCGCCCGCAAGCGGTGCCTGGAACATGGCCGTCGACGAAGCCCTCCTCGAATCCGTTGCCGCGGGGGTCTCGCCGCCGGTCTTGCGTCTGTACCGCTGGCAGCCGGCGACGGTGAGTCTCGGCTACGGCCAGAGAGGCGCCGACCAGGTCAACCTGATGGCCTGTCGGCGGCGGGGCATCGATCTGGTGCGGCGCATCACCGGAGGGCGCGCGGTTCTGCATGACCGGGAGCTGACCTATGCCGTGGTGGCTTCCCACCAGGGTGGCCTTTTTTCAGGCGGCATCCTGGAAAACTACCGCGTGATAGCGCGTCCCTTGCTGGCACTTTTTTCACGCCTGGGAATCGACGGCGAACTGGTGACGGGCAAGCCGCGCGGCACTGTTGCCGAGGTTGCGCCCAACGTCTGTTTCACCGCGCCATCCACCTACGAGATCGTCCACGCGGGGTGCAAGCTGACCGGAGGTGCTCAGAAAATCCAGGATAGCGCCTTTCTCCAGCACGGCTCGATTCCCCTTGACCTTGATCTCGAACTGCTCTGGGAGCTGCTCAATCCCACGGATGTCACACGCAAGGCGGCGGGCTTGCGCCACCTGGAGCACAGCGTCGGCTGGATCAATCGCTGGTGCCGCCCGGCTGTTGACATCGAGACGCTTGAATCCCTGTTTATCGAGGTCTTCGCCGCGACCCTGGGCCTCGTTTTTACCGCTGATGATTTGAGCGCCGGGGAACAAAGGCGCGCCCGGCAATTGACGCACAGCCGCTACGGCTGCGACGACTGGAATCTGCGGGGAATTCCGGCGGAGAACAGCGCCGCGTCTCAATCGTCATGA
- a CDS encoding helix-turn-helix domain-containing protein, with the protein MEATLPKTVKPIPAPVQDGPLNAETLGKFIRARRTQAGMGMHEAAAYCGVAVDTLSKIETAKGDVKLSSMLTVCRMLGINLKVEPWEE; encoded by the coding sequence GTGGAGGCAACATTGCCAAAAACCGTCAAACCAATACCGGCGCCTGTCCAAGATGGGCCACTCAATGCAGAGACCCTGGGGAAATTCATTCGCGCTCGTCGAACCCAGGCGGGCATGGGGATGCACGAGGCGGCAGCTTACTGCGGGGTGGCGGTCGACACCTTGAGCAAGATCGAGACCGCCAAGGGAGATGTCAAACTCTCCAGCATGCTGACCGTCTGTCGGATGCTCGGCATCAACCTCAAGGTCGAGCCTTGGGAGGAGTGA
- a CDS encoding menaquinone biosynthetic enzyme MqnA/MqnD family protein — protein sequence MSLAVGQITYLNCAPFFHHLARCGFRGQLIGGVPSALNRMLHEGSIDVCPSSSFEYAAHWQDYLLLPGLSISARGPVRSVLLFSPHPIEQLDGQEIALTGESATSVNLLRILLWEFLGISSARFKVSETSVENQIAKGRPALLIGDRALRGARRFRDLCRIYDLGDLWHQYTGLPFVFALWILRREAAQARRAELIALTKQLERSLRTAFSSLEEMALTVPENAWYDPADICAYWRCMSYGLDESHQKGLELFFRLCHKHGLIESLPELEFFSCRAERENKGVVFA from the coding sequence GTGAGTCTCGCCGTCGGTCAGATCACCTACCTCAATTGCGCGCCGTTTTTTCACCACTTGGCGCGCTGCGGCTTTCGCGGGCAACTCATCGGTGGGGTGCCCTCGGCCCTCAACCGCATGCTCCACGAGGGCTCCATCGATGTCTGTCCCTCCTCATCCTTTGAATACGCGGCGCACTGGCAAGACTATCTGCTGTTGCCCGGGCTCTCCATCAGCGCCCGGGGGCCGGTGCGGAGCGTGCTGCTGTTTTCTCCCCATCCCATTGAGCAGCTCGACGGTCAGGAGATCGCCCTGACCGGCGAATCGGCGACCTCGGTCAACCTGCTGCGCATTCTGCTGTGGGAATTTCTCGGCATCTCAAGCGCGCGCTTCAAGGTCTCCGAGACATCCGTCGAGAATCAGATCGCCAAAGGGCGCCCGGCCTTGCTCATCGGTGATCGCGCCTTGCGCGGCGCGCGTCGTTTTCGTGACCTGTGTCGGATTTATGACTTGGGTGACCTTTGGCACCAGTACACCGGCCTGCCGTTTGTGTTCGCGTTGTGGATTCTGCGGCGCGAGGCGGCGCAAGCCAGGCGCGCAGAACTCATCGCCCTGACCAAGCAACTGGAGCGCTCCCTGCGGACGGCATTTTCCTCCCTCGAGGAGATGGCCCTAACCGTGCCGGAAAACGCCTGGTACGACCCCGCCGATATCTGCGCCTATTGGCGCTGCATGTCTTACGGTCTGGACGAAAGCCACCAAAAGGGGTTGGAACTATTCTTTCGTCTCTGCCACAAGCACGGACTGATCGAAAGCCTTCCCGAGTTGGAGTTTTTTTCCTGTCGGGCCGAACGGGAAAATAAAGGCGTTGTTTTTGCATAA